Proteins from a genomic interval of Medicago truncatula cultivar Jemalong A17 chromosome 3, MtrunA17r5.0-ANR, whole genome shotgun sequence:
- the LOC11411268 gene encoding putative disease resistance protein At3g14460, with amino-acid sequence MATPPTTHVDDDDAGSHGEVAGNETQGRVDALSVEARLDAGSANSDQKGANNIAKRSQERIGSAFTRNSLPQDFDDQEILYETCTVSNASQLSVLAPKLQSLRIKDCESLDVLPDDLLDGSTSLKELKLMNCSDLRSIPYPPSLTELYISKCRNFELLRSSKSRENLSFIHRLFIGNSCDSLTTLTLDLFPKLKILFIWNCPNLVSFDVTGVHKGDFPLECFEIRDCPGLTSFPDEGFHTPNLRAFTLSNCKNLKKFPNFIASLTSLLTLFVLRCPHIECFPHGGFPSSLILISIAYCNKLTSQKEWGLENLKSLTTFNIEGGCIGLESFPEENLLPRNIISLHISNLKSLKKLDDKGFQQLNALCTLKIDRCDVLQYLPEQGLPSSLNQLNIRDCPVLTPRLKPETGKYWCKVAHIPHIEIDDKKVGQPWYRY; translated from the exons ATGGCAACACCACCAACTACACacgttgatgatgatgatgctggATCGCATGGAGAAGTAGC AGGCAATGAGACACAGGGAAGGGTCGATGCGTTGTCAGTGGAGGCAAGACTGGATGCTGGTTCTGCCAATTCAGAccaaaag GGTGCAAATAATATTGCAAAACGTTCTCAAGAAAGGATAGGAAGTGCATTCACACGAAACAGTTTACCTCAAGATTTTGATGATCAAGAGATATTGTATGAAACTTGCACTGTTTCTAATGCATCACAATTATCGGTTTTGGCACCCAAGTTGCAGAGCCTAAGAATTAAGGACTGCGAATCATTGGATGTCCTCCCAGATGATTTGCTAGATGGATCAACCAGTCTTAAAGAATTGAAATTGATGAATTGTTCTGATCTAAGGTCCATCCCTTACCCTCCATCCCTGACTGAACTTTACATAAGCAAGTGTAGAAATTTTGAATTACTCCGATCGTCAAAATCAAGAGAGAATCTTTCCTTTATTCACAGATTGTTCATTGGGAATAGTTGTGATTCTCTCACTACCTTGACCTTAGATTTGTTCCCTAAACTCAAGATTCTTTTTATATGGAACTGTCCCAATCTAGTATCTTTTGATGTTACAGGGGTGCATAAGGGTGATTTTCCATTGGAATGTTTTGAAATAAGAGATTGCCCTGGATTGACGTCTTTCCCAGATGAAGGATTTCATACACCAAACCTACGTGCCTTCACCCTTTCCAATTGCAAGAATCTTAAAAAATTCCCCAATTTTATTGCCTCTCTCACATCTCTCCTCACATTATTTGTACTTAGATGTCCACATATTGAATGTTTTCCACATGGTGGTTTTCCTTCAAGCTTAATTCTAATCTCTATTGCATATTGTAACAAGCTTACATCACAAAAGGAATGGGGATTGGAAAATCTAAAATCTCTGACTACATTTAATATTGAAGGTGGATGTATAGGTCTGGAGTCATTTCCAGAGGAAAATCTTCTTCCCAGAAACATTATCTCTCTACACATCAGCAATTTAAAGAGTCTCAAGAAGCTGGACGACAAGGGCTTTCAACAACTTAATGCTCTTTGCACACTTAAAATTGATCGTTGCGACGTTCTGCAGTACTTGCCTGAACAGGGGCTTCCTTCCTCCCTAAATCAGCTCAATATCAGGGATTGCCCAGTGTTGACTCCAAGACTTAAACCCGAGACAGGAAAGTACTGGTGCAAGGTGGCTCATATTCCTCATATAGAAATTGATGACAAGAAAGTTGGGCAACCTTGGTATAGATATTGA
- the LOC11419034 gene encoding putative disease resistance protein At3g14460 translates to MLNWEEWSVNNQSGSEGFTLLQELYIENCPKLIGKLPGNLPSLDKLVITSCQTLSDTMPCVPRLRELKISGCEAFVSLSEQMMKCNDCLQTMAISNCPSLVSIPMDCVSGTLKSLKVSDCQKLQLEESHSYPVLESLILRSCDSLVSFQLALFPKLEDLCIEDCSSLQTILSTANNLPFLQNLNLKNCSKLAPFSEGEFSTMTSLNSLHLESLPTLTSLKGIGIEHLTSLKKLEIEDCGNLASLPIVDSLFHLTVKGCPLLKSHFERVTGEYSDMVSSIPSTIIEP, encoded by the coding sequence ATGCTCAATTGGGAAGAATGGTCAGTCAATAATCAAAGTGGAAGTGAGGGGTTCACTTTGCTTCAAGAGCTTTACATAGAAAATTGTCCTAAACTGATTGGTAAGTTACCCGGCAACCTTCCTTCCTTGGATAAGTTAGTGATCACTTCATGCCAAACTTTAAGTGATACCATGCCATGTGTCCCAAGATTAAGAGAATTGAAGATCAGCGGTTGTGAAGCATTTGTTTCCTTATCCGAGCAAATGATGAAATGCAATGATTGTCTTCAAACAATGGCCATCAGTAACTGCCCATCTTTGGTCAGCATCCCTATGGATTGCGTCTCAGGGACGCTTAAATCTCTTAAAGTATCTGATTGTCAGAAATTACAACTAGAAGAGTCTCACTCCTATCCTGTCCTTGAGAGTTTAATCTTAAGAAGTTGCGATTCTCTCGTATCTTTTCAATTGGCTTTATTTCCAAAGCTTGAAGATCTTTGCATAGAAGATTGTAGCAGTCTCCAGACCATTTTATCTACTGCAAACAATCTTCCATTTCTTCAAAACTTGAACTTGAAAAATTGCTCAAAACTGGCTCCGTTTTCTGAGGGAGAGTTTTCTACAATGACATCACTTAATTCTCTTCATCTTGAGAGTCTTCCTACACTCACTTCACTAAAGGGCATCGGAATCGAACACTTAACCTCTCTTAAAAAGCTGGAGATAGAGGATTGTGGTAACCTTGCCTCTCTACCAATAGTCGACTCCCTTTTCCATCTAACTGTCAAAGGATGCCCGTTATTGAAATCGCATTTTGAAAGGGTCACCGGAGAATACTCGGACATGGTGTCTTCCATACCCTCTACTATTATTGAACCTTAG
- the LOC112416077 gene encoding putative disease resistance RPP13-like protein 1, whose protein sequence is MAEILGSFLSSLLASKVDRISVQDFKDFFKGNGIDERHLQDLRLLLLSVATVLNDAEEKQFIEPWVKEWTDKVKDVAYDADDLMDELVTKEMYSRDFASSLNPFAERPQSRVLEILERLRSLVELKDILIIKEGSASKLPSFTSETTSLVDERRVYGRNVDKEKIIEFLLSNNSQDVEVPVVAIVGMAGVGKTTLAQILYNDSRVMDHFQSRSWASVSGNSKMQEITKQVLDSFTLCQSDVVDFNGLQIRLKKELTGKRFLLVLDGFENENYLDWDILQMPFVSENNGSRIIVTTRNKRVATAIRANLTHFPPFLSQEASWELFSSHAFKSQNSNERSRVLTEIGKKIVQRCGGLPLATITLGSLLNSKEDSEEWENVCTSKLWDLSRGGNNIFSALISSYIRLPPYLKRCFSFCAIFPKGHKIEKGNLIYLWMAEGLLPRSTMGKRAEDIGEECFEELVTKTFFHHTSNDFLMHNIMHELAECVAGKFCYKLTDSDPSTIGVSRVRRISYFQGIYDDPEHFAMYAGFEKLRTFMPFKFYPVVPSLGEISTSVSILLKKPKPLRVFSLSEYPITLLPSSIGHLLHLRYLDLSWTPITSLPDSICNLYNLEALLLVGCADLTLLPTKTSKLINLRQLDISGSGIKKMPTNLGKLKSLQSLPRFVVNNDGGSNVGELGEMLELRGSLSIVNLENVLLKEEASNAGLKRKKYLHEVEFKWTTPTHSQESENIIFDMLEPHRNLKRLKINNFGGEKFPNWLGSNSSSTMMSL, encoded by the coding sequence ATGGCTGAAATACTTGGGTCATTCCTCTCTTCCTTGTTAGCATCAAAGGTGGATAGGATATCCGTTCAAGACTTTAAAGATTTCTTTAAGGGCAACGGTATTGATGAGAGGCATCTCCAAGACTTAAGACTGCTTTTATTATCCGTCGCTACTGTGCTCAATGATGCGGAGGAGAAGCAATTTATTGAACCATGGGTGAAAGAGTGGACTGATAAAGTTAAGGATGTTGCATATGATGCCGATGACTTAATGGATGAGCTAGTCACCAAGGAAATGTATTCAAGGGATTTTGCTTCGTCTCTCAATCCATTTGCTGAACGACCACAATCTAGAGTTCTAGAGATTCTTGAGAGGTTAAGATCCTTAGTAGAGCTCAAAGACATTCTCATTATTAAGGAAGGTAGTGCAAGTAAATTACCCTCATTTACTTCAGAAACAACTTCTTTGGTAGATGAACGTCGAGTGTACGGTAGAAATGTTGATAAGGAGAAAATTATCGAGTTTTTGTTATCCAACAACTCCCAAGATGTGGAAGTGCCTGTAGTTGCTATTGTTGGGATGGCAGGAGTTGGCAAGACCACTCTTGCTCAGATATTATACAATGATTCACGAGTTATGGACCATTTTCAGTCAAGATCGTGGGCATCCGTTTCAGGAAATTCGAAAATGCAGGAAATAACTAAACAAGTTCTTGATTCATTCACTTTGTGTCAATCTGATGTCGTGGACTTCAATGGTCTCCAAATTCGgctaaaaaaagaattaacagGGAAAAGGTTTTTACTTGTTTTGGATGGGTTCGAGAATGAGAATTATCTTGATTGGGATATCCTTCAAATGCCTTTTGTTTCAGAAAATAATGGAAGTAGAATAATTGTTACCACACGTAATAAAAGGGTTGCCACAGCAATCCGTGCTAATCTAACTCATTTCCCCCCGTTCCTATCTCAAGAGGCTTCATGGGAGTTATTCTCAAGTCATGCATTCAAGTCTCAAAACTCAAATGAACGAAGTCGTGTTTTGACAGAAATTGgtaaaaaaatcgttcaaagGTGTGGTGGTCTCCCCCTAGCCACAATTACACTAGGGAGTCTCTTAAATTCAAAAGAGGACAGTGAGGAGTGGGAAAATGTTTGTACCAGTAAATTATGGGATTTATCAAGAGGGGGGAACAACATATTTTCTGCATTAATTTCAAGCTACATACGCCTGCCTCCATATCTCAAGCGGTGCTTTTCATTTTGTGCCATCTTTCCGAAAGGccataaaatagaaaaagggaaCTTGATATATTTATGGATGGCTGAAGGTCTTTTGCCACGATCAACAATGGGAAAGAGAGCAGAAGATATAGGAGAAGAATGTTTTGAGGAGTTGGTGACGAAGACGTTCTTTCACCACACATCGAAtgattttttaatgcataacaTTATGCATGAGTTAGCAGAATGTGTTGCAGGTAAATTTTGTTACAAGTTGACGGATAGTGATCCAAGCACAATTGGAGTGAGTAGAGTGCGCCGTATCTCATATTTTCAAGGAATATACGATGACCCTGAACATTTTGCTATGTACGCTGGTTTCGAGAAGTTGAGGACCTTCATGCCTTTTAAATTCTACCCCGTTGTTCCTTCGTTGGGTGAAATTTCCACTTCAGTttcaattctattaaaaaaaccAAAGCCTCTGCGTGTCTTCTCTTTGTCTGAATATCCGATTACCTTATTGCCTAGTTCAATTGGTCATTTATTGCATTTGCGGTATTTGGATCTTTCTTGGACTCCAATTACTTCTCTACCTGATTCTATCTGCAATCTGTATAACTTAGAAGCATTATTGCTGGTGGGTTGTGCTGATCTTACTTTGTTACCAACAAAAACATCCAAGCTTATCAACCTACGACAATTGGATATTAGTGGCAGTGGTATAAAAAAGATGCCTACAAATCTTGGCAAGTTAAAGTCTCTTCAATCGTTGCCTCGTTTTGTCGTTAACAATGATGGGGGATCAAATGTTGGTGAATTGGGGGAGATGTTGGAACTTCGTGGCTCACTTTCCATTGTGAACTTGGAAAATGTTCTGCTTAAAGAAGAAGCATCCAATGCTGGGTTGAAGCGTAAAAAATATCTTCATGAGGTCGAATTCAAGTGGACAACTCCAACACACAGTCAAGAGAGcgaaaatattatatttgacaTGCTAGAGCCGCATCGAAACTTGAAAagacttaaaataaataattttggtgGTGAGAAGTTTCCAAATTGGCTAGGGAGCAATTCAAGTTCTACTATGATGTCTCTATAA
- the LOC112420214 gene encoding uncharacterized protein, whose translation MRASGGMLTLWDTAEVEVWSSASQDHMLMIHGRFIRTNKQFYLFNIYAPCDVRAKQELWTALSVRLQLVGGAKLCVCEDFNAVRYAEERKLSRGGGGVTDFQQFNTFIEDNGLFDLPLCGRRFTWFKGDGTSMSRIDRFLLSEDWCAQWPNSIQVALLRGLSDHCPLQLSVDEENWGPRPTRMLKCWQDMPGYKQFVKDKLESFQMVGWGGFVLREKLKLIKLALKEWHEDHAKNITAKIDSLKIRVSELDDKAHDMQRPGVENLQFNQLSYAEGSSLIKPFSVTEIKTAVWDCDNFKSPGPDGVNFGFLKDFWEELKDDIVRFINEFHSNGKLTRGINNTFIALIPKIDSPQRLNDFRPISLVGFIYKILSKVLANRLKTVLGKVISDSQTAFVKNRQILDGILIANEVVDEARKEKKELILFKVDFEKAYDSVNRGYLDAVMKKMAFPVLWRKWIKECVTTATTSILVNGSPTDEFPLQRGLREGDPLSPFLFLIVVEGLNVMMSAAVRTNLFKGYAVGNDMSVVVSHLQFADDTLLLGDKSWANVRALRAVLYLFEGMSGLRVNFHKSMLVGINISDSWLNEAVSILNCKVGKAPFLYLGLSIGGDPKRLAFWEPVLKTIKSRLSGWQNRFLSFGGRLVLLKSVLTSLPEYGGLGVRQLREFNHALLGKWCWRMLVDRGGFWYRVLVVRYGEEAGRLEVGGRSTSSWWKEVVKIRDGMGVDEGSWFEERVSRKICLILGGRMEEGAWNWRRPLWVWEEELVEECRKLLNGVVLQSDISDRWLWESNNDDVYTVRGAYQILTTMDDPPIVGVGDLVWHKQVPLKVSIMAWCLLRDRLPTKVNLVRRGCLDVEAAGCADGCGIAETANHLFLHCTTFGAVWQHIRAWIGVSGADPHDLSDHFIQFINCTGVTA comes from the exons ATGAGAGCATCTGGGGGGATGTTAACGTTGTGGGATACTGCGGAGGTGGAGGTGTGGTCATCGGCTAGTCAGGACCATATGCTCATGATTCATGGTCGATTTATTCGAACTAATAAGCAGTTctatctttttaatatttatgctCCTTGTGATGTCCGGGCAAAACAAGAGTTATGGACAGCCTTGTCTGTGAGATTGCAGTTGGTAGGGGGTGCGAAATTGTGTGTGTGCGAGGACTTTAATGCGGTCCGGTATGCGGAGGAAAGAAAGTTATCAAGGGGGGGCGGTGGTGTAACTGATTTTCAGCAGTTTAATACGTTTATTGAGGACAATGGGTTGTTTGATTTACCGCTTTGTGGCCGTCGTTTTACTTGGTTTAAAGGAGATGGTACTTCTATGAGTAGGATAGACCGGTTTTTGCTATCTGAAGATTGGTGTGCGCAGTGGCCGAATAGTATTCAGGTTGCCCTTCTCAGGGGTCTATCTGATCATTGTCCGCTTCAGTTGTCGGTTGATGAGGAAAACTGGGGACCGCGTCCAACTAGAATGCTGAAATGTTGGCAAGACATGCCGGGTTACAAACAGTTTGTGAAAGATAAATTGGAGTCCTTTCAGATGGTGGGCTGGGGCGGTTTTGTGCTTAGAGAGAAgctgaaattaattaaattggcTCTGAAGGAGTGGCATGAGGATCACGCAAAAAACATTACTGCTAAAATTGATTCTTTAAAAATACGTGTGTCGGAATTGGATGATAAAG CTCATGATATGCAGAGGCCAGGGGTTGAAAACCTTCAGTTCAATCAGTTATCTTATGCAGAAGGAAGCAGTTTAATAAAGCCGTTTTCAGTAACAGAGATTAAAACAGCGGTGTGGGACTGTGATAATTTTAAGAGTCCTGGACCGGATGGGGTGAACTTTGGTTTCCTGAAAGATTTCTGGGAAGAGTTGAAGGATGATATTGTGCGCTTCATTAATGAGTTTCACAGCAATGGTAAATTGACTAGAGGTATCAATAACACTTTCATAGCTCtcattccaaaaattgataGCCCTCAACGTCTTAATGACTTTCGACCTATTTCTTTGGTTggatttatttacaaaattctATCGAAGGTTCTAGCGAATAGATTGAAAACGGTTTTGGGAAAGGTTATTTCGGATTCGCAGACTGCCTTCGTGAAAAATAGGCAAATTCTAGATGGAATTTTGATTGCTAATGAGGTTGTCGATGAGGCTCGCAAGGAGAAAAAGGAACTGATATTGTTTAAGGTGGATTTCGAAAAGGCTTATGATTCGGTCAATCGGGGATACTTGGATGCTGTAATGAAAAAAATGGCATTCCCTGTGTTATGGAGGAAATGGATAAAGGAGTGTGTGACAACAGCTACGACGTCTATTTTAGTTAATGGGAGCCCTACAGATGAATTTCCTTTACAGAGGGGCCTGCGTGAAGGGGATCCCCTATCTCCGTTCTTGTTCTTGATAGTCGTTGAAGGTCTTAATGTTATGATGAGTGCGGCGGTGCGGACCAATTTGTTTAAAGGGTACGCAGTTGGTAATGACATGTCAGTAGTagtttctcaccttcaatttgCTGATGACACTTTGTTACTTGGAGATAAAAGTTGGGCTAATGTCCGAGCTTTGAGGGCCGTTTTGTATTTGTTTGAGGGGATGTCTGGCTTGCGagtgaattttcataagagtaTGTTGGTTGGAATTAATATCTCGGATTCTTGGTTGAATGAGGCCGTCTCTATTTTGAATTGCAAAGTTGGTAAAGCTCCATTTTTGTATCTGGGTCTTTCTATTGGTGGTGATCCGAAGAGGTTAGCATTTTGGGAGCCTGTGTTGAAGACCATTAAGTCTAGATTATCGGGGTGGCAAAATCGCTTTCTCTCTTTTGGGGGTCGGTTGGTTCTACTCAAGTCTGTCCTGACCTCATTGCCT GAGTATGGAGGGTTAGGGGTGAGACAGTTGAGGGAGTTTAACCATGCTTTgttaggtaaatggtgttggcgaATGTTGGTGGATAGAGGTGGTTTTTGGTATAGGGTGCTGGTGGTGAGATATGGTGAGGAGGCAGGGAGGTTGGAGGTAGGGGGCCGGAGTACTTCATCTTGGTGGAAGGAAGTAGTGAAGATTAGGGACGGGATGGGTGTAGATGAGGGGAGTTGGTTTGAGGAGCGGGTTTCGAGGAAG ATTTGTTTGATCTTGGGTGGGAGAATGGAGGAGGGGGCGTGGAACTGGAGGAGACCTttgtgggtgtgggaggaggagttggtagaggagtgtaggaAATTACTTAATGGTGTGGTTTTGCAGTCTGATATTTCTGACAGGTGGCTTTGGGAGTCCAACAATGATGATGTTTACACAGTGCGTGGGGCCTATCAAATCTTAACTACTATGGACGACCCTCCAATTGTTGGTGTCGGAGACCTTGTCTGGCATAAGCAGGTTCCTTTGAAGGTTTCCATTATGGCTTGGTGTTTGCTACGGGATAGGCTTCCAACTAAGGTCAATCTTGTGCGGCGTGGGTGTCTGGATGTCGAAGCAGCTGGGTGTGCAGATGGATGCGGTATTGCAGAAACCGCAAATCACTTGTTTCTTCATTGTACTACTTTTGGCGCAGTTTGGCAGCATATCCGTGCGTGGATTGGTGTGTCTGGAGCTGACCCTCATGATCTTAGTGAccattttattcagtttattaATTGCACAG GGGTGACTGCTTAG
- the LOC11411267 gene encoding uncharacterized protein, with product HSHDLHPFPTSLWKPVSNKTVNWSGFSCKNFECLNGKKLNRGCMHCFDLVNGYENQRFVKSRSKNDFLVADVLALGNGGIRIGFDIGIGSGSFAAVMAERNVTIVTSTLNIDAPFNEFIAAGGLFPLFLSLDHRFPFYDNVFDLVRATNTLDDDVGKKQEKLEFLMFDVDRIFNVLKQIEMLTK from the coding sequence CATTCTCATGATCTTCATCCTTTTCCAACTTCACTTTGGAAACCTGTTAGCAACAAAACTGTTAATTGGAGTGGTTTTAGTTGTAAGAATTTTGAGTGTTTGAATGGTAAGAAATTGAATAGGGGTTGCATGCATTGCTTTGATTTGGTTAATGGTTATGAGAATCAAAGGTTTGTTAAGTCTAGAAGTAAGAATGATTTTCTTGTTGCTGATGTTTTGGCATTAGGAAATGGTGGAATTAGAATAGGATTTGATATTGGAATTGGTTCTGGATCTTTTGCTGCTGTAATGGCTGAAAGGAATGTTACAATTGTTACTAGTACTCTTAATATTGATGCTCCTTTCAATGAATTTATAGCTGCAGGAGGactttttcctcttttcttaAGCTTGGATCATAGGTTTCCTTTTTATGATAATGTGTTTGATTTGGTTCGTGCTACAAATACCTTGGATGATGATGTTGGTAAGAAACAAGAGAAGTTGGAGTTTTTAATGTTTGACGTCGATCGAATTTTTAATGTGCTGAAACAGATAGAGATGCTCACAAAATAG